In Oncorhynchus kisutch isolate 150728-3 linkage group LG11, Okis_V2, whole genome shotgun sequence, the genomic stretch gcgttaaactagacatcgggtcGAATCCGATGTTTGCATTTTTAACTAATTTCGTcagattccgatatgttcaccgacaTATCGTGCATCCCTGcctcccgctttgggctggatgtgtcaacgTGTCGTTCATACATGCAAAATGTATGAGCAGAATTACGGTCTTACCTCGAAATCACTAGTTTGTTTTTCTGGGAGCTGTGCTGCGCCAATTTTCCTACATTTCCCCCACATGGGCCAGCCCCTAATAATTTGAGTTCAAcaaatgagcttcagcccctagCCATATGACTGACAGCTAGCACGATGCACATGATACACCCACagcagagcaagagacagaggaATGTGACATGGCGTACATATCTGCAAATATAGTACGCAATGTTCGGGGACCGCTTTTGTTTCGTGAGAGCAACTTTCTGAGCTTTTTGCTAAAAGTATTCAAAATTACCAGAATCTTTCATTTAGATGTTTGTTCCAACTCTGACTTTTGGGTCTGTGATGAATGGCAGTTTTGGTCAAAACGCTAACCTATGTGTGTTTTGGAACTGTAGTCATTGATTGTGTATATTGTAGGACGAATGGCCAGTGTTTTGCCATCATCGAAGAGGACGAGAATGGAGAAGCTATTCTGACCTCTGGCTGCATGAAGTATGAAGGCTCACATTTTCAATGCAAGGTAAGCATGTTGTCTGTATGGAGGGAGCAGGACAAGACAAGGACACACGGATGTCAATTATGTCATGTTACATGAATGTCATTATTGAATGCATATGTACACTCAGTAGCAAGTTTAGTTCCGGACACTGCATCcataacagcctgaattcttcggggcatggCGTCCAATCactgctcaattggtatcaagggactgAACATGTGCCAGGAGAACATTctccacaccaccaccatcagcctgtacagttgacaccaggcaggatgggtccaaggactcatgctgcttatgccaaatcctgactctacCATCAGTATGAAgtaacaggaaccgggattcgtcaGACCAGGCAATGCTTTTCCACTAGGCAAATTGTCCAGGGTTGGTGATTGCGTTCCCACTGGAGCAGTTTCTTCTCATTTTTaactgataggagtggaacccggtgtggttgtctactgcaatagcccatccatgacaaggatCGACGAGTTGTTGTACCGCGTAGTTATTTTTCTGTTTATGGcatgcctgttagcttgcacgattcttgccaatCTACTTCAACCTCTCTcgtcaacgagctgttttcgcgcacaggactgccactgactggatgttTATTTCCAAAAAATTGTCGCACCATTCTTGGTCAAACCTAGACACtgttgtgcgtgaaaagcccaggatgGTGGCCGTTCCTGGGATACTGAGATCCGGCTCGCCTGGCACCGCCAATCATACCACACTCTAACATTCAATCAAGCAGTAACAGAATCCCTTGACGCCtttgctttatatagcaagccactgccacttgactcactgtctgtaggagagaCGTTAACTCATAAACTGGCCACGGAGTCTATAGCTAATATTCATATTTTGTTCTTGTTTAGTCATTCTAAATAAATGTTGTTATGCCAACAAACCATTGTTTCAGGATTCACCCAGGGCTCAGACAAGGCGAACGATCGAATGCTGCGATACAGACTTCTGTAATCGGGACCTGCAGCCCACATTACCTCCCCCAATGGACACTGGTGAGGCTCCGGGCCAACTGTTACTCTACTGTTGGTGTTTACCTCTGTGTAGGGGCTCCACTATGGTATTCTTATACTAGTTTGTCTGGGTCGGAAATTGTATTTGGGAACACTAATTGTTTTGTTTTGCAGGTACCTACTTTGGCAGTGCCCATTGGCTGGCTTTCCTTATATCAATGACTGTGTGCTGCTGCACTCTCATCTGCATCACAGTAGTCTGTTACTACAGGTAGGACTGTCTATTACAGTGGACTAGTTAACAGAAAGAGAGCGATTCCAAATGTACTGTCTCTAATATACAGTGACTTGAGTCGTGGTGGTAGAATACAAGGGAACTGTTGGGGCCATTTAAGCATTTCTTTGAGATTAGTCGGTTTCACCCCTTTTCTAATAATGATTTACTTGTTGCCTCACAGCACTTCTTGTTCATTTTGTAACTTTAGCATTGTGTACTgatctgtgtgtgttcctgccaGGTACAAGTGGCAGACGGAGAGGCAGCGGTACCACCGGGACCTGGAGCAGGACGAGGCCTTCATCCCTGTGGGAGAGTCTCTCAAAGACCTCATTAACCAGTCCCAGTCCTCTAGCAGTGGCTCTGGGCTCCCCCTGCTGGTAAGATCCCCCACACCACACAGGGAGGGGCATTGGAGCATGTGGCCTGGATGGAAAGCCTTTGGCTATGGAATGTGACTTTTCTGCTTTCCAGGAAAGTGTAACAGCTGTTTTTGTGTTTGTCTTTGGTCATAACTAGATTTATAGTAGGTTCAGTAAAATAGAAAATTATAACAACACTGCCGTACAAAGCATTAGCACACGTCTATGCTTGAAACGGCGAATATCACGTGAAGAAAATAACAAATGGTCAAAGCTGTAGTAGGTATGATCTGTGGCACACTTGATGCTCAATGCCTCTCCCTGGTATGTTGTGTAGGTGCAGCGTACCATTGCCAAGCAGATCCAGATGGTACGCCAGATCGGCAAGGGGCGGTACGGCGAGGTGTGGCTGGGCCGCTGGCGGGGAGAGAAGGTGGCCGTCAAGGTGTTCTTCACCCGGGAGGAGGCCAGCTGGTTCAGAGAGACTGAGATTTACCAAACTGTCCTCATGAGGCACGAGAACATACTGGGTAAGCTCTGTTCCTACCACTCGCTTGTAGTAAAGAAGACTGCTGTCTCTGCCTCCATCTAAAATGGTCTGAATCTAAGTTTTTAATGTAGTCTTGATTGACTTGGAGtggttttaggcctacatttGCCCTAATACATGAGGTCAACAGTCATGTATCAGGGCAAGGCCTACATCTCAATATAGCACTAAACACCCCTCAACTCTCTTCTCACCCCTCTCAGGGTTCATAGCAGCAGACATCAAGGGTACTGGGGCATTCACGCAGCTCCTCCTCATCACAGACTACCATGAGAACGGCTCCCTGTACGACTACCTGAAGTTCACCACGCTGGACACCCAGAGCCTGCTGCGTCTGGCCTACTCTGCTGCCTGTgccctgtgccacctccacacggAGATCTACGGCACCCAGGGCAAGCCGGCCATCGCCCACCGAGACCTCAAGAGCAAGAACATCCTGATGAAGAAAAATGGAACCTGCTGCATCGCTGACCTGGGTCTGGCTGTCAAGTTCAACAGGTAGAATGAATGTTTTACTcaaggttgtgttcattaggcactcaATGTAAGAAAACTGACGTGCAGGGAGGGAGTacatgaacttgtccaataagcaACACTCGTTTTgtgatgcaaaacattttgctatggTGTGTGCTAATGAATGCACCCATGTTTTCACTTATGGCCGCTCTTCTAAACAGTGCTGAAGTTTTGTTTCTGGAGCAACTGACCATTTCCCTGTGAATTCCTGTTCTTCTCTTGTCGTCAGTGATACCAACGAGGTGGACGTTCCTCTGAGTACGCGGGTGGGGACCCGGAGGTACATGGCCCCTGAGGTGTTGGGCGAGACCCTGAACAAGAACCACTTCCAGGCCTACATCATGGCTGATATACAGCTACAGCCTCATCATCTGGGAGATGGCCCGCCGCTGTGTAACGGGAGGTATGGGGACATAGACACGTGCGCGCATGCTCACACAGACATAGACGTGTATACACACAGATATAGATGCGTATACGCACACACTCCTTATAGTCACGAATCTACAGGCATTTGATACTGATATTCCAGACCAGTCACCAGGACCTGAAACAAACTTCTTATTTTTTAACCAGCCAAAAATCTACCAGCCACTCAGATTCTTTACCAGCCTAAATATTTTTTCTgccaaaataaaaaaaacaagaacaaCACATGTATTACTAGTCAGAAGGTGGGTGTTAAATTGCTAAATATTATTTCATTTTGGTTACCTTAGGCTTTTAACCAACATTTTTACAAAAGAGAATATTGTTCAACTGCCCCTTTAAGGCAGGAGGTTACCGTGGCAACGATGGCACATAGCCCCTGGAGTTGTCAGTGACCGTGTGCCTGTCAGATAGAATCTGACTAGAACGCGATGTGTCTTTGCTGAAGCGAACTCAAAAATTCAAAACAACCTAGcatgtgaacaaaacaatgtaaaaagccaagaaacacaaggacaaagtctcACATAGGTAGACTTTCGAATAAATTAGACCAACTATTATGCCTGTGCACAGCGCATCTAAATATGTAATCTTCACCTCTTCAATCACAGTGCGCGCTGCTTCCCAGCCAGGCAGTGTTGACTACAGGATTCGTAGTTCTTTGTGTGATGATTAGCTATCAGCTATGCAACAAAAAGACAAACACTTAGAGAAAAGcttctgaagcatttatttagctATAAATGAGCGCAGAGTTCTATTTTTATTCTCAAATGTGAGTGAAATGCTGTGGAGCCCCGACCACCCGCCAACATGGTTTGTGAAAACAAACATATTACACGCCAATGCCAAAAATCTACCCGCGGGTGTTTGTTTTTGGGCCCTGCCAATCGCTACAGAAAAACCCAGATAGGCTTAAGATTTCAACTGGTTATGAAAAGCGCTACACTGACGGTATGGTTGAACCCGGTGTTCTTTTGCCCTTTGCTTACGTgtcactatctccctctctcaggcATAGTGGAGGACCACCAACTGCCCTACTATGAGATGGTGCCGGCAGAGCCGTCCTTTGAGGACATGctggaggtggtgtgtgtgaaaGGGCTGCGGCCCACCGTGTCCAACAGGTGGAACGGTGACGAGGTGAGTCCTGATTTATCAGGGCAAATATGGTTTTGTCTGTACGCGACCCTTGAGAAAGAACCTGAAGATCAATGCATAAACACATGTAAATGAGTAAAGAAGGCAAAGGTTGTCTTTTTTCCAGTTGTAACCCATATGAAAGCATTTGCATTtagtactttaaaaaaaactataataAGTACAAATCTGCCTAGGCAATACTGTGTATTTAGAGGTTATTTAAATTAGACCAAACTCCTAaagcggggtgtgtgtgtgttttctccagTGTCTGAGAGCCATGCTGAAGCTGATGTCTGAGTGCTGGGCCCACAACCCCGCCTCGCGCCTCACCATCTTACGAGTCAAGAAGACCTTGGCCAAAATGGTAGAATCGCAGGACATCAAGATTTGATCCTTTTCCCCCCCTACATACTCAACACAGCCTGACCTAGAGACAGAACTCCCCAGTGTGTCCTAATGCTGAATGTGTCACCTCTGTTCAGTTGGCGTAAGGAACAGGGTATGGGAGAAAAAGGACCCTGTTGTCACTGGGCCTTGGGCATAGAGCCTTAGCCTCCATGAGTCTCTATCACCACAACGGACAGATGCTGCTGCCAGAGGCTCTTTCCCTTATTCCCTCCCTGGCCAGAGGAGTTTGTGGTTATCGTGCTGCATTGAATGCTTTCTGTGAAAGTCAAAACATGACATTGTGTGTGGAGGGGGATGGCATTTTCCTGCTCACATGTTGATGGGCAGAAAGGAATATGATGGAGGAACCTTAGAGCCTCACTTCAAACCAAGACACTGCCCTCGCAAGCGTCACCACCTGCCAATTATGTTCGATTTTTGCCTGTAAGCGTTTTATGCCAACATTTTTTCTCTTCAGGACAGTCTTCTCCTGCCATATTAAAATGTCTCTCGACCCATAAGTAGAGTAATTACGAAATAAGGTACTATAATTATATGTGAATTTAATATGTAAATATATTGTATCGATAGATGCCGTgcctcaaaaaaaaaaacatgctgcAATGGTATTCACGTCCAGTGGGCTTCAAACGGGACCTGCTTCAAGAGCTATGAGCAATCCAGTTAACCAAGGACGTTGTAAGAGGGGATACCTGACTTGCCTTAAATCAACTTGTCACTGTGCTTCCTACAACAAACCTCAACTCAGTAACTTGTCAAAAAAGACGtctggttaaaaaaaaacatatttaacgCAAAATTGTATTCAAATGATATTTGTGAATAGGGAGtttctgtcccatgtctctatgCTTACCTCTTCTTCATATGTGTTATCTGTATGTCTTCTGGGAGGAAAGTTCAGAACACAAAAATGGCATATTTTGGCCCTCATGAAGCCTATGCAAAAGTGTGCAGCTTAGAAGGGCACACATCAAGTAGGCCTTTCTAAAAATGATTCATCTGACATTTATGCTGTCCCCACGCCCCACTGATTCTTGCCCACATTCATAGATCTAAgatgaatccccccccccccccccctgctcttcTCTTGCTTTTCATTCCATTTTGAgttacagatatatatatattcattaagTGGCCAACTTTCATATTGCCAAACATGTGAGCTCAGCCGTTGAACTGTACCATTGTGCAGTAATGGTTTGTCTTCCGGGGTCCTTACATGTCAGGTTTGTCATAAGGCTCACAAGTCAACATTAGTTCAGAAAATATGCAATATTTTACTAACTTAATGTACAATTATATAGCTTACTCAATGCTATGGTAAATGGCATATTTACTTGTGCTAAAAACATTTAGTTAGCCAGAGCTGTAATGCCATTGACGTTTGTTGATCCATCAAGCTTCCTCGGGGTTGTGTGACAGAATTACAGTCAAGTACAGAGGGAACATACAGTAGATGCAACACTGAAGCGAAACCACTTCCGCTTGCTTTGGGACACatgcaaatatatgcatatttgCAGGTTTCCTCAGTGATGTTATCTGCGGGCCAGTGCAGAGGGTAGAGAAAGCCCTTTTATGACCATTTAGCACAAGAGGAACTGCATTTCTACATTTAGAACTTCATACAGGTATGAAATGGAAACAACAAATAATATCCTTGGCTGAACCACTTGTCCTCAACTCTAGACGCAGATCTTGCCCTTTGTTAACCCTCTTGCATAGGATCCAAGTTTTGGCCAGTGTATTCTTAACTTTTTCTTCCAAGTCCCTGCTCCTATTGTGTCTGCCTCTTTATCTATCCAATGTTTGCTTTTGCTTCCCTTGTGTCCATACAAATTCTGGACAAAAATCTTGCAGTGCTTGTGGGTTTTGCGCACATGTTTAAGTGTGCATGTCCCCTGAAATCACGTGCAACCTAGTGTGTCAGGACAGTTTCTTTGTGAATTAAGCTAACAGTACATATGGTAGATATTTAAGAAATATTTCACCTGAGCAGTAACTAGTGTTTTCCTCTTTGTAATATGCAAGAAAACCATATAGAATAATCTCTATGTACATCTTTAATGTGTTTTTATACAGCATCTGGTTAAAAGGTGCCTTTTTTGAGTTTACCAAGGAAAGAAAACGATTCTGTTTCTGTACACAGCCTGTCCAATGTATCAATTTGAAAGTAAATAACCTTATTTTAGTACACAACTTTGTGGTCTGGTCTTGGGTTATTGTTTCATTTCCTTCCAATTAACTGTTGGTTTGACTGTGGAGACCGAGCCTAAAACCAGTAAAGGTGTCTAGCACTGCCATCTGCTGGAGCAGAAAGTTACGGCATATTGATGTACTGTAATAAGAGTTTAAAACTCGTCAGTATGGAGCCATTGTCATGTAGAAAAGGGTATTTTTCTCTACCTGAGACCttatacatgtacagtaccatgAAAAGGTATTTGCCCCTTTCGATACTGAATTATATCAGATCTTAAACCATAACCTAATAGATAAAAGGAACATGCGTTTACAAATAACAAAATAtacttatttaatttaattaaagTTATGCAAtacccaattcccctgtgtgggaaaaagtaattgcccccttacactgaGTAACTGGTTGTgacacctttagctgcaatgactgcaaccaaacgcTTCCTGTCGTTGCTGATCAGTCTcacgtcgctgtggaggaattttggcccactttTGCATTCAGAACCGCTTTATTTCAGCGGTATTTGTtagttttcaagcatgaactgctcgtttcaagtcctgccacaacctCTTatttgggattaggtctggacccatgtcatccaaaaagtttaCTCAAGTTTGCCACAAAAGGCATCTGGAAGCACCtagatgatcatcaagactcttggaagaatgttctatggacagatgattcaaaagtataactttttttggacgacatgggtcccattatgtctgCCGAAAACCAAATACTGCATTCTACAGTAAGAACCTTATACCAACGGTcatgcatggtggtggtagtgtgatggtttggggatacTTTTCTGCTTCAGGGCCTGGGCGACTTGCCTTaaagcagaattcatggttctaTTGTGTCAGagttctacaggagaatgtcaagccatctgtctgtgagctgaagtTGAAGTGCAGCaaaacaatgatccaaaacacaattAGAGTCTACATGAATGtctaaaaagcaacacatttgaagttttggaatggcctagtcaaagtccagaactAATCCCTATTGatatgttgtggcaggacttgcaacaagcagttcatgcttgaaaacccacaaatgtcaccGAGTTACAGTAGTTCTGAATgcaaaatgggccaaaattcctccacagcgacgtgagactgatcaacaacgacaggaagcgtttggttgcagtcattgcagttAAAGGTGTCACAACCAGTTACtcagtgtaagggggcaattactttttcacacaggggcaatTGGGtattgcataactttgtttattaAAACATGTATAATGTTGTTccctcaggttccctttatctaatattaggttttggttgaagatctgaacATTCAGTATCTAAAATATCTACAGTAGAGAATTAGAAAGGGGGCAAATCCTTTTTCACGGCTCTGTATTAGAAATGTTGAAGACATAAATCACAGAAAGCCCTGTattctgccctaccaagcaaaaaggcaggaACTGCTCATAGCACGGAACTgagatttaaaataaaaaaattatttaccttggtttcacagtaactttatacagttactgctaacatgacccccattttctccaaaacataactagaggcaggatacttgtccacgtGATTAAGCATGTATTTTATGTAGCAAAAATGACCAACTTGTTTCAgaccaaatgagcagttactgccttgtTGCTTGATAGGCCAGCATTGTGGTTGCATGGAGGGGAGTGCGATATCTTACAGAAGCCCACCTTTATATTCTGAAAGTCAGAGTTTCTAATAAATATTGTTTTATGGTCTAGAATGCTCAAATGTTCCTGTGTCCCTTAAAACTACCTAGAATAACTCTAAATGGTATACTATATGACAAATGTTTTATACTACTCCCCCCCCCCAATATCAATGTAAGAGATTGAAACGCAGGTGGCATAGTAGCTGTCAGTCTAGTGATTGATTGCTCTCAGGCCAACATCTCTCCTCTGACTATACAGAGCAGCCCCGGCATCCTCAGGTGGTCTGATAGAGCAGAAGCCCAGCGAAGGTGTTGTCTTTGGGGTCATCAGTCACCAGAGTCCCCTCATACAATTCAACCCGGAGCGCCTCTCCCTGCTGCAGCTGTAGGAGACACACACGGGTGACGGGGCCAAACAATGCCATCTTGTCCTGATGCAGAGTGGCAGCCagctccctgttctctctcctcagcccagACAGCGAGGGGCCAGGTTCAAAGTTCAGCGTCAGCGTGAAGAGGTAGATTCCTGCCAAAGGTGCTTGGAATATCCCAGTGTGAGTTGAGTACATCTGGCCCAGGTTTAGCGTTGTGTCCTCAAACACCAGGAGGCTGCTGTCACTTGGTCTGC encodes the following:
- the LOC109899673 gene encoding LOW QUALITY PROTEIN: bone morphogenetic protein receptor type-1A (The sequence of the model RefSeq protein was modified relative to this genomic sequence to represent the inferred CDS: inserted 2 bases in 1 codon) codes for the protein MTGLPSYISTVGFCILLVIRAEAGQNPDHMLHGTGHKHESRKPGDGPTVAPEDAARFLSCYCSGHCPEDHKNNTCETNGQCFAIIEEDENGEAILTSGCMKYEGSHFQCKDSPRAQTRRTIECCDTDFCNRDLQPTLPPPMDTGTYFGSAHWLAFLISMTVCCCTLICITVVCYYRYKWQTERQRYHRDLEQDEAFIPVGESLKDLINQSQSSSSGSGLPLLVQRTIAKQIQMVRQIGKGRYGEVWLGRWRGEKVAVKVFFTREEASWFRETEIYQTVLMRHENILGFIAADIKGTGAFTQLLLITDYHENGSLYDYLKFTTLDTQSLLRLAYSAACALCHLHTEIYGTQGKPAIAHRDLKSKNILMKKNGTCCIADLGLAVKFNSDTNEVDVPLSTRVGTRRYMAPEVLGETLNKNHFQAYIMADXYSYSLIIWEMARRCVTGGIVEDHQLPYYEMVPAEPSFEDMLEVVCVKGLRPTVSNRWNGDECLRAMLKLMSECWAHNPASRLTILRVKKTLAKMVESQDIKI